The window ACACTACTGTACCACTGTCTGTGTACTAAAATCAACATGTATCTATGGCTCTTTAAGGACTGGCTTGTTggtatattgttttttttttaagtggaacGTGCATCTttaatagtttttctttaacattgaCAGACCTCTGTGTACAGGTCAAATGAAATCTTAAAGGAATAGATTAActttttatatgtaaatatcTTACTTGTCGTAGAAAAGCATTGTGAGAATCTGGAGAGACAGTTTCAAGTTTGAGAAGCAAACAGTCACAGCAGGGCTGAGAGTGAAGTGGATTTCTGACATTTCACCTCCGTTCTCAAAAACTTTAAAGCAAaccttttataaacttttacacctctgtcagtttcaaattacatgattattcaggcaaaaatacatttattctgCACGTGCCCAAGGCCGCTGCTGCCATTTTGTGCTCGTAAATATTGATGTAACGGGAAACTGATGCCAAAgtttacaaaacagcatttCACACAAACTGCTACAAATTTAAGATTTGAGTTCTTTAATAACAGCAGCTTTCCACTTTAGTCCCGGCCCCATTTATCTTATCATTCTGGTCAAAATGTGTCTTTCAAATTCAGGTCATTTATAAgaagccatctgcaacaggtaagatactaagtGTTCACAATAACCCTACAGATCCTCAGTTCAGAAATACATATTTAAAGGTGACTACAGAGCAaccaaagacaaacagacaaaacgcCAAACTTTTGCTCCAAAAGaatctttatttaaacctgGTATACcttctttaaaacatgttcagaaGTATGTACAAGTCTGTCCACCAAAGAAAGTTATAAAAAGCAGGAAGAATGTACATGATGGAGACATTAATATGGTTGGCTTGACTgtaaacaacacagaaaaaacaaacaaacaaacaaacttagaGACCAGAGGTTTATCCACCTGCAGCAAGTCTCGGTCTCCACAGCTCATTCTGCTCACCGCTGGAGGGTTTATAAACGAAAACGGACACAAACGAAGCGGGGAACTTTTTTTGGGAAGTAGTAGTAACTTAACAACTTCTAGATGTAATGAACAGATCTTTTGGCTTTGCATTAAAAACCTCAGCAGTAATGTCAGTAGGAATGTGTCAAAAGGTGAGCTTCATCGAGAAAGTCCAgcgttttctttttattaacacCATGAAAGTGGGTTAAAAACATCTTGGTACATGAGATGGTATAAAAAGAATCGCCTTTgcggaataaaaaaaaaatacaaacaattgAAAGGTTTTGAGACTATATGAGACGGTGATTGAAGAGTTGGGGAACAGAACTAGTCTAATTGGCGGCGGAGGAAGGCTTGCTGACCAGCAGCTTCTCCACCATCAGCTTGGCGTAACGCATGCGGCTGGCCAGCTCCTTGCTGCAGCCGAACTCCTCCAGCAGGGACAGCTTGTACGTGCGGAAGTCCCGCTTCTCGTCGATGTAGGTCACCGCGGCCATCAGGGGACACAGGATGAGCTTGGTGTGGTCCTGGGAAGAAAGGAGAACACAGATCGTGTGGATGAGGGGGGATATAAACCCCAGGGTGACATTAAAGGGCGAGGTGATGCGTTTCGTGTCTGACCTGGAAGAAGTTGATCTGAACCGTGCCGTTGCTGAGGTGCAGCACGATGGCGCTCTTCGTCCTGAACCACAGGGACAGGTAAGGCAGCCGCGCCAGCTCGTCGCCGTCCCGCCGCGCCATGTTGGCCCCGGCCTTCAGCAGGTGCTCGCTCATGTAGTTGCGGAAGTATTTCAGCAGCGTTATctacagcaagaaaaaaaaaacaacagctgcttTCACTGCGAGGCGCTgcccaaacacagcaaacactCCACCGGCTGGTTTCACACGGACACGTAAACCTAAATCCTCCTCTCCTGACCTTTTTGTTGAGCGCCGCAGGAAAAGAGCGGACACTGAGGTAGGACTCGGCAGCCGCCTTATCGATGTACTGCAGGCTGTCTCCGTCGGCGTACATGATGAGACGAGTGTAATCGTTGAACAGAACGCCCACACTGTTGTCACACAGCTGGTAGCctttaaaaagaagacatttaaactGTCATTAGAAGATCTTTTAACAAGTACAAAGAAAAACTACCttaatgctttttgtttctcagcagccagaaatctgttttttttcttcaaagtttgattttaattatttgacaAGCTTAGGtcaaaataatcaaatcaaacatttaatctCAAATATAGCAAGAAATCAGAAATGCTTCAACTTTTACTGTCATTTAGTTAAAAGATATTTTTGAAAAGACTGAACATTAACACTGCTGAGATCACCTGTTTGTCATCAAAGATCCATCCATATACATTCAAACATTTAGGACAAGGAGGACGTTAATGGATGAGAATTTTAACAGATATTcagttttgcactttttagaAATAAcctcagacaaacaggaaggaaaacagCGAAGAAACTGGCTCAGAGATTCAATCTTTTTTAGTTAGTAGTTacagctacttttgtgtttaacAAGGTCGACCTTCTTGAATTCGATTGACTCCTAAAGCTTTGAGactttcatcaaaatccatccagtggttcatgagatattttgctaatagacaaatgAATCAGTCTTTGCTTTTTAGcagtgagaaaaataaagtttttgaatCAGTGTTCCGTTTTTCTGATAGGtgcagacaaacagatgatggGATGGATATGAACCCGGGTGTGAGGTTTACCTAGTCCATATTTATCAGAGTAGTCGACCCATTTGCTGATCCAGAAGATGGGGATGCATGCCGGATCTTCTGCTTCCTctggaaacacacaaagacaacaagatCTCTATATACACGTGTCAACGAGGCTTCACTTTATCATATTCAACTAAACCTCAGCAGTGCTCAACAGAAACTTTGAAAGCGCCAGATAAGGTGAACAGTCTGCACTGACCTTGTCTGATGAGGGGCCTCTCAGAGGGTTTCGAGGAGTTGATGGtatccagctgctgcagcatgtCTTTCAGGTGGCATTCTGATGGTTCTGCCTCTCTACGGAGAACACAACCAGCAAATTATTCACAAACTgtttctaaaactaaaacacacaaccaCCAAGTATTTAACCACCATGTTACCTTTGCATAGGCTCGTCTTTCACCTCCATTTTCTCTGTgccaactggaaaaaaaaaaaaagaggagaacaTCCATAACTATTGAAAACCAGACAACCTTACAACAGTAATCATCTTAAATCAACCTTTTAACTTTCCCATTTCCAGTGCAGCTAATATCATGGCttatagaagaagaaaaaaaataataaatcaatcaaaagcTCTTTTGGTGAGTCGTTGTTGAGCTTCACTACCTTTGTTGTTCAGAGCAGTGAGGGGGCGTCGCTGGCTGAGCTCTGTAGCTGTGGACGGGGCGATCGAGAAGCGCGGCGGTACAGTGAGACACGTAGTGGGCAGATGCAGGGGGGTGTAGCCCGACGTGAAGAACTCGTCGGTTTGCAGCTCTGCGATGGTCGGCCTCTGGACAGGATCAGGGTGCAGCATCCTCTTGATGAGAGTCGACGCAGCCGGGTTGACGTGCTGCAAGAGGGCAAATTAGAcgtatacaaaaaaaaaaaaaacaaacaccgaATATGATACTTTAAGAAGACTGCTGTGTGCTATCATCCTGTCTTCTTACCCAAGGGATGTTGTAGCTGTTCTTCTTGATGCGATTGTAGGTCTCCTTCAAACAGGAGGTCTCAAACGGAGGCTTGCCCACCAACAAAGTGTACCTGAGGGAGCAGGTGAGGAGCAGGCTTTATTAAGCGGAATCACTTAAAGTTCCTGCGCGTTTGTGGTTGCTCACTTACAAAATGCACCCAAGTGACCAGACATCCACTTCATAACTGTGGCCTTTCTTACAAAGCACTTCAGGAGCGATGTAGTTGGGTGTTCCGCACAAGGTCTTCTTCCGTTCACCGTCAAACTCGATCTTGGTTGCCAAACCAAAGTCCCCTAAATGAAGAAGGAAAATGGTTTG of the Kryptolebias marmoratus isolate JLee-2015 linkage group LG3, ASM164957v2, whole genome shotgun sequence genome contains:
- the plk1 gene encoding serine/threonine-protein kinase PLK1 isoform X1, which translates into the protein MSAGAAKPTHPSVHADPKSAPLKEIPDTLVDPRTMKRYTRGRFLGKGGFAKCYEITDVETKTVFAGKIVPKALILKQHQREKMTSEIAIHKSLNHPNVVGFNGFFEDDDFVFVVLEICRRRSLLELHKRRKAVTEPEARYYMTQLLKGVQYLHNNKVIHRDLKLGNIFLNDDMDVKIGDFGLATKIEFDGERKKTLCGTPNYIAPEVLCKKGHSYEVDVWSLGCILYTLLVGKPPFETSCLKETYNRIKKNSYNIPWHVNPAASTLIKRMLHPDPVQRPTIAELQTDEFFTSGYTPLHLPTTCLTVPPRFSIAPSTATELSQRRPLTALNNKVGTEKMEVKDEPMQREAEPSECHLKDMLQQLDTINSSKPSERPLIRQEEAEDPACIPIFWISKWVDYSDKYGLGYQLCDNSVGVLFNDYTRLIMYADGDSLQYIDKAAAESYLSVRSFPAALNKKITLLKYFRNYMSEHLLKAGANMARRDGDELARLPYLSLWFRTKSAIVLHLSNGTVQINFFQDHTKLILCPLMAAVTYIDEKRDFRTYKLSLLEEFGCSKELASRMRYAKLMVEKLLVSKPSSAAN
- the plk1 gene encoding serine/threonine-protein kinase PLK1 isoform X2 — its product is MSAGAAKPTHPSVHADPKSAPLKEIPDTLVDPRTMKRYTRGRFLGKGGFAKCYEITDVETKTVFAGKIVPKALILKQHQREKMTSEIAIHKSLNHPNVVGFNGFFEDDDFVFVVLEICRRRSLLELHKRRKAVTEPEARYYMTQLLKGVQYLHNNKVIHRDLKLGNIFLNDDMDVKIGDFGLATKIEFDGERKKTLCGTPNYIAPEVLCKKGHSYEVDVWSLGCILYTLLVGKPPFETSCLKETYNRIKKNSYNIPWHVNPAASTLIKRMLHPDPVQRPTIAELQTDEFFTSGYTPLHLPTTCLTVPPRFSIAPSTATELSQRRPLTALNNKVGTEKMEVKDEPMQREAEPSECHLKDMLQQLDTINSSKPSERPLIRQEEAEDPACIPIFWISKWVDYSDKYGLGYQLCDNSVGVLFNDYTRLIMYADGDSLQYIDKAAAESYLSVRSFPAALNKKITLLKYFRNYMSEHLLKAGANMARRDGDELARLPYLSLWFRTKSAIVLHLSNGTVQINFFQDHTKLILCPLMAAVTYIDEKRDFRTYKLSLLEEFGCSKPSSAAN